One stretch of Miscanthus floridulus cultivar M001 chromosome 18, ASM1932011v1, whole genome shotgun sequence DNA includes these proteins:
- the LOC136519932 gene encoding uncharacterized protein isoform X1 — translation MKAEAAMAQEQVAPLVARVKELEEELTRVAGDRDTFRSRAEEATASAKALAGQLGAEQGAHLLTKGALAEALEVAEASRTEALVWKGKVDGESYSPCFICFSCVRPLTPWCDAELGKEASRAAEASRVEVQRWKEKAEASWVEAQRWKEKTEGLEKEVSRVAEASVAVQAVLEAEVEGHNVLQSAARTACEALEVEGVQSGSSLGSRLIALSGQVHERLRGALHTSVKRALAVVASHYVGVDLEVVSDGYVLAEDDEEADEEVAKLTEAAEGPGTALAKLFEEEVVPPTPSADAGDPEP, via the exons atgaaggccgaggcggccatggctcaggagcaggtcgcccctttggtggcgcgggtcaaggagctggaggaggagctgacccgggtggccggcgatCGGGACACCTTCCggtcccgggctgaagaagcgacggcctctgccaaggccctcgCTGGACAGCTAGGAGCGGAACAGGGTgcgcacctgctgacgaaaggcGCCCTGGCGGAGGCCCTCGAGGTGGCCGAGGCGTCCCGGACCGAGGCTCTGGTCTGGAAAGGAAAGGTCGatggtgagtcctattccccttgttttatttgtttttcttgtgttcggcccctaactccctggtgtgatgcagagctggggaaggaggcttccagggcggctgaggcttctcgagtcgaggtccagcgctggaaagagaaagccgaggcctcttgggtcgaggcccagcgctggaaagagaaaaccgagg ggttggagaaggaggtctcccgggtcgccgaggcttccgtcgcggtgcaggcggtgctcgaggccgaggTCGAGGGGCACAACGTGCTGCAGAGCGCCGCCCGTACTGCCtgtgaggccctggaggttgagggggtccagtcgggcagctcccttgggagccgcttgatcgcgttgagcggccaagtgcacgagcgactccgaggggcgctaCACACGagcgtcaagcgtgccctggccgtcgtcgCCTCGCACTACGTCGGTGTCGACCTTGAGGTCgtcagcgatggctatgtcctggccgaggatgacgaggaggccgatgaggaggtcgcgaagctgacggaggcggctgagggccccggcacggcgctggctaagctgttcgaagaggaggtggtccctcccacgccGTCTGCCGAcgctggagaccctgagccttga
- the LOC136519932 gene encoding uncharacterized protein isoform X2, which translates to MKAEAAMAQEQVAPLVARVKELEEELTRVAGDRDTFRSRAEEATASAKALAGQLGAEQGAHLLTKGALAEALEVAEASRTEALVWKGKVDELGKEASRAAEASRVEVQRWKEKAEASWVEAQRWKEKTEGLEKEVSRVAEASVAVQAVLEAEVEGHNVLQSAARTACEALEVEGVQSGSSLGSRLIALSGQVHERLRGALHTSVKRALAVVASHYVGVDLEVVSDGYVLAEDDEEADEEVAKLTEAAEGPGTALAKLFEEEVVPPTPSADAGDPEP; encoded by the exons atgaaggccgaggcggccatggctcaggagcaggtcgcccctttggtggcgcgggtcaaggagctggaggaggagctgacccgggtggccggcgatCGGGACACCTTCCggtcccgggctgaagaagcgacggcctctgccaaggccctcgCTGGACAGCTAGGAGCGGAACAGGGTgcgcacctgctgacgaaaggcGCCCTGGCGGAGGCCCTCGAGGTGGCCGAGGCGTCCCGGACCGAGGCTCTGGTCTGGAAAGGAAAGGTCGatg agctggggaaggaggcttccagggcggctgaggcttctcgagtcgaggtccagcgctggaaagagaaagccgaggcctcttgggtcgaggcccagcgctggaaagagaaaaccgagg ggttggagaaggaggtctcccgggtcgccgaggcttccgtcgcggtgcaggcggtgctcgaggccgaggTCGAGGGGCACAACGTGCTGCAGAGCGCCGCCCGTACTGCCtgtgaggccctggaggttgagggggtccagtcgggcagctcccttgggagccgcttgatcgcgttgagcggccaagtgcacgagcgactccgaggggcgctaCACACGagcgtcaagcgtgccctggccgtcgtcgCCTCGCACTACGTCGGTGTCGACCTTGAGGTCgtcagcgatggctatgtcctggccgaggatgacgaggaggccgatgaggaggtcgcgaagctgacggaggcggctgagggccccggcacggcgctggctaagctgttcgaagaggaggtggtccctcccacgccGTCTGCCGAcgctggagaccctgagccttga